One part of the Deltaproteobacteria bacterium genome encodes these proteins:
- a CDS encoding TIGR00180 family glycosyltransferase has translation MLTIVIPTKNRVPFLKRLLRYYMDVRCPFHILIGDSSNSDQMKEFCQFLSREVGNRLKIKHLIDPGVQDVHAKGWQTDSFMRGLIDYVKTPYVAFYADDDFAIVPNLQKAVDFLETHSDFSFVCGEAILFTLKSQGAIGEVEGTSYYRQSSFEQSKASQRLWSLFSNYAVLEYGVSRTAQKKMRWSTVLEAEVNNFVGELINTGLVPIQGKVCKMDELLLVRQGHDLQSSKISIADCDWALKIYSWDSVQKLVEIFSKELIKVEKDLGGVESNAIIKKSLCTFFAPYMSPPGTAKSIKKSSLYDRLLDAFRKNRIMKKIGLSIYSHTSSGKMKLPALLRDTSLYHADFMPVYRAITKIRS, from the coding sequence ATGTTGACTATCGTTATTCCAACAAAGAATCGGGTGCCATTTCTAAAACGGTTGCTTCGCTATTATATGGATGTTCGGTGTCCATTTCATATTCTTATCGGTGATTCCAGCAATTCGGATCAGATGAAAGAATTCTGTCAGTTTTTGTCAAGGGAAGTCGGGAACCGTTTAAAGATCAAACATTTAATTGATCCCGGCGTGCAGGATGTGCATGCCAAAGGTTGGCAGACCGATTCGTTTATGAGGGGATTGATAGATTATGTAAAAACTCCGTATGTTGCTTTCTATGCGGATGACGATTTTGCAATTGTGCCGAATTTACAAAAAGCGGTCGATTTTCTTGAAACTCATTCTGATTTCAGCTTTGTATGTGGTGAAGCTATTTTATTCACATTAAAATCGCAGGGAGCCATCGGAGAAGTGGAAGGAACCAGCTACTATCGCCAGAGTTCCTTTGAACAATCTAAGGCCTCCCAAAGATTATGGAGTCTCTTTTCAAATTACGCCGTTTTGGAATATGGTGTTTCGCGGACGGCACAAAAAAAAATGAGATGGTCCACTGTTCTTGAAGCGGAAGTAAATAATTTTGTTGGAGAATTGATTAATACAGGTCTCGTTCCAATTCAGGGAAAGGTCTGTAAAATGGATGAGTTGTTGCTTGTAAGACAGGGTCATGATCTTCAAAGCTCTAAAATATCCATCGCCGATTGTGATTGGGCCTTGAAAATTTATTCTTGGGATTCCGTTCAAAAATTAGTGGAGATTTTTTCCAAAGAACTGATAAAGGTGGAAAAAGATTTAGGAGGGGTGGAGTCAAATGCAATAATCAAAAAAAGTTTGTGCACTTTTTTTGCTCCTTATATGTCTCCTCCGGGTACCGCAAAAAGTATTAAAAAAAGCTCCTTGTATGACCGTCTTCTAGATGCTTTCAGAAAAAATAGAATAATGAAAAAAATAGGATTGAGTATATATTCACACACTTCCTCTGGAAAAATGAAACTGCCAGCATTGTTGCGTGATACCTCACTCTACCATGCTGATTTTATGCCTGTCTATAGGGCCATTACAAAAATCCGCTCTTAA